Proteins encoded together in one uncultured Desulfosarcina sp. window:
- a CDS encoding HEAT repeat domain-containing protein, producing the protein MTGINATDYIEELRFDIREKDMIKAKLVLSKIGDVEEPVRKMALFELNRAEDSFAIPLIVNLIAEQRDLAHFYPQLKEILYAKSLYQPKMLLSMLTRENKRENRIVLVEVAGEIRLEGAASQLMGILNEDEDETIIKAVIGTLGTIGETGATTAISEYLYSGSLELTIAAIYALGRLATPTAFQRLAEKLGADPDLDIMILDVFATDQSPEAIERLNEGLSSHFAHLRNAAKQRLRDMGGKAVPVLIDNLHHDDPDLLIHTLNVLGETGDESAIVPIRKLLHNEPKDANVRFAAYEALGLLPVEKGAFALAQGLADPVENVRAAAAAAIDRNYSTMLAAGLKNMVRAGEEETRQLVETVLNASCETIFLDLFEEEVFRVNAVDFLCNRAHPDIRTHFADLMEKNGLGNLAAPGGGEAQSDAAPSLKVFAVDDSKMILNIYRGILHKLGCESTLFEFPAEALSAVKDNPPDFIFTDLNMPHINGIELIRGVRSQFDKDTLPIVMVTTQNETQDNQAAYDAGVNAILHKPFTAEDLGKVLKELGKMA; encoded by the coding sequence ATGACGGGGATAAACGCCACCGATTATATTGAAGAACTGCGTTTCGATATCCGTGAAAAGGATATGATCAAAGCCAAGCTGGTCCTGTCGAAAATCGGGGACGTGGAGGAGCCGGTTCGCAAGATGGCCCTTTTCGAACTGAACCGGGCCGAGGACAGCTTTGCCATTCCCCTGATCGTCAACCTGATCGCCGAACAACGGGACCTGGCCCACTTCTACCCCCAACTGAAAGAAATCCTGTACGCCAAATCGCTCTACCAGCCGAAAATGCTGCTTTCCATGCTCACCCGCGAAAACAAGCGCGAGAATCGGATCGTACTGGTGGAGGTGGCCGGGGAGATCCGTCTCGAAGGCGCCGCTTCCCAGCTTATGGGCATCCTCAACGAAGACGAGGACGAGACGATCATCAAGGCGGTGATCGGGACATTGGGGACGATCGGCGAGACAGGGGCCACCACCGCCATATCGGAATATCTCTATTCGGGCAGCCTGGAGTTGACCATCGCCGCGATCTACGCCTTGGGAAGGTTGGCCACCCCCACGGCCTTTCAGCGGCTGGCGGAAAAGCTGGGGGCCGATCCGGATCTGGACATCATGATTCTGGACGTTTTCGCCACCGATCAGAGTCCCGAAGCCATCGAACGGCTCAACGAGGGCCTTTCTTCCCACTTCGCCCATCTGCGCAACGCCGCCAAACAGCGCCTGCGGGACATGGGCGGCAAAGCGGTTCCCGTACTGATCGACAATCTGCACCACGACGATCCGGATCTTCTCATCCACACCCTCAACGTGCTTGGCGAAACCGGGGACGAGAGCGCCATCGTGCCCATTCGCAAACTGCTGCACAACGAGCCCAAAGACGCCAATGTCCGTTTCGCCGCTTACGAGGCCCTGGGACTGCTGCCGGTTGAAAAGGGTGCGTTCGCCCTGGCCCAGGGACTGGCCGACCCGGTGGAAAACGTCCGTGCGGCTGCGGCCGCGGCCATCGACCGCAACTACAGCACCATGCTGGCGGCCGGGTTGAAAAACATGGTGCGGGCCGGCGAGGAAGAAACCCGGCAACTCGTCGAGACCGTGCTCAACGCCAGCTGCGAAACGATTTTCCTGGATCTTTTCGAAGAGGAGGTCTTCCGGGTCAATGCGGTGGATTTTCTCTGCAACCGGGCCCATCCCGATATCCGCACGCATTTTGCCGACCTGATGGAGAAAAACGGGCTTGGCAATCTGGCGGCCCCGGGCGGCGGCGAGGCCCAAAGCGATGCCGCGCCGTCTTTGAAAGTGTTTGCCGTGGACGATTCCAAGATGATTCTCAACATTTACCGGGGCATCCTGCACAAGCTGGGCTGCGAATCGACCCTGTTCGAGTTCCCCGCCGAGGCGCTGTCGGCGGTCAAAGACAATCCTCCCGACTTCATCTTTACCGACCTTAACATGCCCCATATCAACGGCATCGAACTGATCCGGGGAGTGCGTTCGCAGTTCGACAAAGATACCCTGCCGATCGTCATGGTCACGACCCAGAACGAAACCCAGGACAACCAGGCCGCTTACGATGCCGGCGTCAATGCCATTTTGCACAAGCCGTTTACCGCCGAGGATCTCGGCAAGGTTTTAAAGGAGTTGGGGAAGATGGCATGA
- a CDS encoding universal stress protein, producing the protein MQESTPLHKILVAVDGSEQSLRAIRYAAGVFPPNRTQIVLFHVQAQLFELFSDLDAYPHYKSRVTGLKKWATEQKQDIASVMDSARAYFRQKGFSDSAITVKTPSKNLGVTQDIVKESYEGYHAIVVGRTGWSRFKDWLVKSTAMKLVTKIKHIPIVVVGGNPEAKHLLVAFDGTHGAMKGVVCVGALVGMSDNHLQLYSMIKSDKKFWPGEDPYFKIDNCTSRIVIGKEKIGEQLEEARTRLLAEGIPPEHLSLRIHTVDRDRATHIVRQAEENDFGSVVLGRRGLITFIDEFFIGRVSDQVLRLANQLAVWII; encoded by the coding sequence GTGCAGGAAAGTACTCCCTTGCATAAAATTCTCGTGGCAGTGGACGGCAGCGAACAGTCCTTGCGGGCCATCCGCTACGCAGCCGGCGTATTCCCACCGAACCGTACCCAAATCGTCCTGTTTCACGTACAGGCCCAATTGTTCGAACTCTTTTCCGACCTGGATGCCTATCCCCACTACAAAAGCCGGGTGACCGGCCTGAAGAAATGGGCCACCGAACAAAAGCAGGACATCGCCAGCGTAATGGACAGCGCACGGGCGTACTTCCGGCAAAAAGGATTTTCCGATTCCGCAATAACGGTTAAAACACCGTCTAAAAACCTGGGCGTCACCCAGGACATTGTCAAGGAAAGCTATGAGGGCTACCATGCTATTGTCGTCGGGCGTACCGGGTGGAGCCGTTTCAAAGACTGGCTGGTTAAAAGCACAGCCATGAAATTGGTGACCAAGATCAAGCATATTCCCATCGTGGTGGTGGGCGGCAACCCCGAAGCCAAACATCTCCTGGTGGCTTTCGACGGCACCCACGGGGCCATGAAGGGCGTGGTCTGCGTCGGCGCCCTGGTGGGCATGTCGGACAACCATCTTCAGCTTTACAGCATGATAAAAAGTGACAAAAAGTTCTGGCCCGGCGAGGACCCCTATTTCAAGATAGACAATTGCACCAGTCGCATCGTAATCGGAAAAGAGAAGATCGGCGAGCAGTTGGAGGAAGCCCGCACCCGCCTCTTGGCGGAAGGAATTCCCCCGGAGCACCTCTCCTTGAGAATTCACACCGTGGACCGGGACAGAGCGACCCACATCGTTCGGCAGGCCGAGGAAAATGATTTCGGAAGCGTGGTGCTTGGCCGCCGTGGGCTGATCACCTTCATCGACGAATTTTTCATCGGCCGGGTCAGCGACCAGGTGCTCAGACTGGCCAATCAACTGGCTGTGTGGATTATCTAA
- a CDS encoding RnfABCDGE type electron transport complex subunit D produces MKKETNMQETTSPDTDSNEPATPVIHVSPSPHLVQTASSTRRMMVDVLIALAPVVAMSIFVFRGYALFQLAVCIAGALAAELLFVRMRGRGATLKDCSAIVTGVILAMSLPGTAPWYVGAIAAFVAIGIGKVLFGGLGMNLFNPAMVGRAFVMISFAGALAASGFEDVQSAVDAISQATPMNAYKMNGVVTPLAALFWGTTNGSLGETSALACILGGLYLIVRRTASWEIPAGLLLAVAVIGGLADLMGPADGWTVLHHILGGAVLFGAFFIATDPVTSPLTPKGKFVFGLGTGFLIMVLRLFSGYPEGVMFAVLFMNALTPLINRWSIPTPFGGN; encoded by the coding sequence ATGAAGAAAGAAACGAATATGCAGGAAACAACCTCCCCCGACACCGACTCGAACGAACCGGCGACGCCGGTGATCCACGTATCCCCCTCTCCCCATCTGGTCCAGACGGCATCCAGCACCCGGCGGATGATGGTGGATGTGCTGATCGCCCTGGCGCCGGTGGTGGCCATGTCCATTTTCGTTTTCCGGGGATACGCCCTTTTTCAGTTGGCCGTATGCATTGCCGGAGCTCTGGCGGCGGAACTGCTTTTCGTCAGGATGCGCGGCCGTGGGGCGACCTTGAAAGATTGCTCGGCCATCGTTACCGGCGTGATTCTGGCCATGTCCCTGCCCGGTACGGCGCCCTGGTACGTGGGCGCGATAGCCGCCTTCGTGGCCATCGGCATCGGAAAGGTCCTTTTCGGTGGCTTGGGCATGAACCTGTTCAATCCGGCCATGGTGGGCCGGGCGTTCGTCATGATCTCTTTCGCTGGTGCCCTGGCCGCATCGGGATTCGAGGACGTGCAGAGCGCCGTGGACGCCATTTCCCAGGCCACCCCCATGAATGCCTACAAAATGAACGGCGTTGTCACCCCGCTGGCCGCGCTTTTCTGGGGGACCACCAATGGCAGCCTGGGGGAAACCAGCGCCCTGGCCTGCATCCTGGGTGGGCTATACCTGATCGTCCGGAGGACGGCTTCCTGGGAAATCCCGGCGGGATTGCTGCTGGCGGTGGCGGTGATCGGCGGCCTGGCGGATCTGATGGGACCCGCCGATGGCTGGACGGTGCTGCACCACATCCTGGGCGGAGCCGTGCTTTTCGGGGCCTTTTTCATCGCCACGGACCCGGTGACCAGCCCCCTGACGCCCAAAGGCAAGTTTGTCTTCGGATTGGGAACCGGTTTTTTGATCATGGTTCTGCGGCTTTTTTCCGGATATCCGGAAGGCGTGATGTTCGCCGTACTGTTTATGAACGCACTGACGCCGCTGATTAATAGATGGAGTATTCCCACGCCGTTTGGCGGCAATTAA
- a CDS encoding PAS domain S-box protein — translation MPTDDLKKSDKRPNLSRRTLHRDLIVSILVVVTVVFFSVAVVAYGYLTHKAQVKSRETMAEFSEYLHDSLELPIWNIDEEGIDKICNSFFENALVARMKVTDHEGTVFFEKERSKTASIMASRTSIMHGEMVVGYLELALNPQFFVEQQRHFMWLSIAGLIAALLVLVVTLRIVLKVFLISPLNQLIQRTDQIARGEYDFVELEAPQVEIRTIVSRFNTMADRIQRRERSLKKVNLRLEMEIEKHRDAQAALINSQEELHSIIRSTPDIIFRLDTVGRFTFVSDAIRRYGLAPEELLGRSMLDFVHPDDADVARNRIDQRQSGSSLNRLAIRAFGQTCLANKESGRMSEQDPVFLIDAEGLYVSGGEGIKAFVGTQGIARDITEQRQMESARLESEDRLLLALDVSGAGIWQLDLKAGSIIVDDRIYNLLGYEAADLTHGLRLMRDKTDPGTWDTIKRKFDRHVAGMAPMFDYEFSLQARDGQWKWFHTKAKVVRFDKDGQPETMVGIILDTSDKKEAEEERERLELKLQQAQKMEAIGTLAGGIAHDFNNILGAILGYAQLTQMQTAGNGRVQGYVDNIFKASERAKGLVEQILTFTRQGKSQKIPSDISVVLKEVVKLLRATIPSTIEIVQNIPSNLGTVMADQTQIHQVLMNLCTNAAHAMETRGGTLTVTLKIHAVASGTPSTEVDLAPGRYLKLSVGDTGTGMEKAVIDRIFDPYYTTKSLGEGTGMGLATVHGIVNDHGGRIFVESHPGEGSVFSVFFPVLENPAASTPRREMEYPGGNERILFVDDEELLVEVGVEMLKDLGYDAVGVTRSDEAYEMFLERPDGFDLVITDMTMPGMTGDQMAIKMMQHRPEIPIIICTGFSKRMSAIQAASTGIRAFLMKPVTVEELSRTIRKVLDGAETVMPEVQEAEG, via the coding sequence ATGCCAACGGACGATTTAAAGAAAAGCGACAAGCGACCCAACCTTTCCCGGCGGACCCTGCATCGTGACCTGATCGTGAGCATCCTTGTGGTGGTGACGGTTGTCTTTTTCTCGGTGGCCGTTGTGGCCTACGGCTATCTGACGCACAAAGCCCAGGTTAAAAGCCGTGAAACCATGGCCGAGTTCAGCGAATATCTGCACGACTCTCTGGAGCTTCCCATCTGGAACATCGACGAAGAAGGGATCGACAAGATCTGCAACTCGTTTTTCGAAAACGCGTTGGTGGCGAGGATGAAGGTAACCGACCACGAAGGAACGGTGTTTTTCGAGAAAGAGCGCAGCAAAACCGCATCCATCATGGCTTCGCGGACTTCCATCATGCACGGCGAAATGGTGGTCGGCTATCTCGAGCTTGCGCTGAATCCTCAATTCTTTGTAGAACAGCAGCGTCATTTCATGTGGCTCAGTATTGCCGGACTGATTGCCGCCCTGCTGGTGCTGGTGGTTACCTTGCGCATTGTGCTGAAAGTGTTTCTGATTTCTCCCTTGAACCAGTTGATCCAGCGCACCGATCAGATTGCCCGGGGGGAATACGATTTTGTCGAACTGGAGGCGCCTCAGGTGGAGATCCGCACCATCGTTTCGCGGTTCAATACCATGGCCGATCGCATCCAGCGCCGTGAGCGATCCTTAAAAAAAGTCAATCTGCGTCTGGAGATGGAAATCGAAAAACACCGCGATGCGCAGGCGGCCCTGATAAATTCCCAGGAGGAGTTGCATTCGATCATCCGCTCCACCCCGGACATCATCTTTCGGCTGGACACCGTGGGCCGGTTTACCTTTGTCAGCGATGCCATCCGGCGATACGGTCTGGCCCCCGAAGAACTGCTCGGCCGATCTATGCTGGACTTCGTGCATCCGGATGACGCGGATGTCGCCAGAAACCGAATCGATCAGCGACAGAGCGGAAGCAGCCTCAACCGGTTGGCCATCCGCGCCTTTGGTCAAACCTGTCTGGCGAACAAGGAAAGCGGACGGATGTCCGAGCAGGATCCCGTATTTTTAATCGATGCGGAAGGCCTTTATGTGTCCGGTGGCGAGGGGATCAAAGCGTTTGTGGGTACCCAGGGGATTGCCAGGGACATTACCGAGCAGCGGCAGATGGAGTCCGCCCGCCTGGAAAGTGAAGACCGCCTCCTGCTGGCCCTGGACGTCAGCGGCGCCGGTATCTGGCAGCTGGACCTGAAAGCGGGTTCCATTATCGTGGATGACCGGATCTACAACCTTTTGGGATACGAAGCGGCCGACCTCACCCATGGACTGCGATTGATGCGCGACAAAACCGATCCGGGAACATGGGACACCATAAAAAGAAAGTTTGATCGCCACGTGGCCGGCATGGCACCGATGTTCGATTACGAGTTCAGCCTCCAGGCCAGAGACGGGCAATGGAAGTGGTTTCACACCAAGGCCAAAGTGGTGCGGTTCGACAAGGACGGCCAGCCGGAGACCATGGTGGGGATCATTCTCGACACCAGCGACAAAAAAGAAGCTGAAGAGGAAAGAGAGCGTCTGGAACTGAAGCTGCAGCAGGCCCAGAAAATGGAGGCCATCGGTACCCTGGCCGGCGGCATCGCCCATGACTTCAACAATATTCTGGGCGCGATCCTGGGATATGCCCAACTCACCCAGATGCAAACGGCGGGCAACGGCCGCGTGCAGGGGTATGTGGACAACATCTTCAAGGCCAGCGAGCGGGCCAAAGGTCTGGTGGAGCAGATCCTCACCTTCACCCGCCAGGGCAAGTCCCAGAAAATTCCCTCCGATATCTCCGTTGTGCTCAAAGAGGTGGTGAAACTGCTGCGCGCCACCATTCCCAGTACCATAGAGATTGTCCAGAACATTCCCTCCAATTTAGGCACTGTAATGGCGGACCAGACCCAGATTCATCAGGTGCTGATGAACCTTTGCACCAACGCGGCCCACGCCATGGAGACCCGGGGGGGAACGCTGACCGTCACCCTGAAGATCCATGCCGTGGCGTCCGGCACCCCGTCCACCGAGGTCGATCTGGCTCCCGGCCGCTATCTGAAGCTTTCGGTCGGCGATACCGGGACCGGTATGGAAAAAGCGGTGATCGATCGTATCTTCGACCCTTACTACACGACCAAATCCCTGGGCGAGGGCACGGGCATGGGCCTGGCAACCGTGCATGGGATCGTCAACGACCATGGCGGCCGGATATTCGTCGAGAGTCATCCCGGCGAAGGTTCGGTCTTTTCCGTTTTCTTTCCGGTCCTTGAAAACCCGGCGGCATCGACTCCCCGTCGGGAGATGGAATACCCCGGGGGAAACGAACGCATCCTGTTCGTCGATGACGAGGAACTTCTTGTCGAGGTTGGTGTAGAGATGCTCAAAGATCTCGGATACGACGCCGTGGGTGTAACCCGATCGGACGAGGCCTATGAAATGTTCCTGGAACGACCGGATGGGTTCGATCTGGTGATCACGGACATGACCATGCCCGGCATGACCGGAGATCAGATGGCAATCAAGATGATGCAACACCGGCCCGAGATCCCCATCATCATCTGCACCGGTTTCAGCAAGCGCATGTCCGCAATCCAGGCCGCATCCACGGGGATCCGCGCGTTTTTAATGAAGCCGGTCACCGTCGAGGAGCTTTCCCGGACCATCCGCAAGGTGCTCGATGGCGCCGAAACCGTTATGCCGGAAGTTCAGGAAGCCGAGGGATAG
- a CDS encoding FMN-binding protein, with product MNTEKKTFAEKLRASSLVQAWLVLLLAVSFGVSLAGVQLALGPIIETNKVNETLEKVPELVLGKELSEKMTAQNQSLEIAAHRVAVTKAGQAKTYSVYEARYAGELRGWVVKTKGQGYADAIELLVGLSPDLKSLTGLFVLDQKETPGLGNKIVTMDWRGQFIGAPTSRSLVVVKSGAKQPGEIDAVTGATISSNSVTAMINTAIGDLRKPLTEMEKGKDNNG from the coding sequence ATGAACACTGAGAAGAAAACGTTTGCCGAGAAGCTGAGAGCCAGCAGTCTCGTACAGGCTTGGCTGGTGCTGCTGCTGGCGGTCAGTTTCGGAGTCTCCCTGGCCGGCGTGCAACTGGCGCTGGGGCCGATCATCGAGACCAATAAAGTCAATGAAACCCTGGAAAAGGTTCCCGAACTGGTGCTGGGAAAGGAGCTGTCCGAAAAAATGACGGCCCAGAACCAGAGCCTGGAGATTGCCGCGCACCGGGTGGCCGTAACCAAGGCAGGACAGGCGAAAACCTACAGCGTCTATGAGGCGCGCTATGCCGGTGAACTGCGCGGCTGGGTGGTCAAGACCAAGGGACAGGGATATGCCGATGCCATCGAACTGCTGGTGGGGCTCTCCCCGGATCTGAAATCCCTGACCGGCCTGTTCGTTCTCGATCAGAAGGAGACGCCCGGGCTGGGCAACAAGATCGTCACCATGGATTGGCGCGGCCAGTTCATCGGCGCACCGACCAGCCGATCCCTGGTGGTGGTTAAAAGCGGAGCCAAGCAGCCAGGCGAGATCGATGCCGTTACCGGCGCCACCATTTCCTCCAACAGCGTCACCGCCATGATCAATACGGCCATCGGCGATTTGCGCAAGCCGTTGACCGAAATGGAGAAAGGGAAGGACAACAATGGCTGA
- the rsxC gene encoding electron transport complex subunit RsxC, translating into MGLKIKGFDGNGTFVHGVHPPGYKSLAQDAPIRVMPTPDLVVLSLHQNIGGPCEPLVKPRQNVGWGELIGKATSFVSTTLHASVPGVVQRPMRATLANGRHMDTLPIKTDGELPEGQALWDEIFGGDWPTNGLEAYDPVQISHDISDAGLVGLGGAAFPTHVKISPNDKKPVHTLIVNGCECEPYLTSDYRLMLEAPAPIITGALLAARSVGAERIVIGIEDNKMPAVEAMKKAADGTGIQVAVLKTKYPQGSEKHLIYAVLKRKVPLGGLPADVGVAISNVATMAAVARAVIHKKPLTHRVISVTGGGIANPSNVLAPIGVSFGALIEFCGGLTPDAARLVAGGPMMGFAFSNPDTPVTKGAGGLTVMTKEEVKAGEESACVRCGKCVDACPMNLVPTKIALASRHQDIALSRRYNIMACFECGSCAYTCPAHIPLVQLIRAGKAQVVAADRG; encoded by the coding sequence ATGGGGTTGAAAATCAAGGGATTTGACGGCAACGGCACTTTCGTCCATGGTGTCCATCCGCCGGGCTATAAGAGTCTGGCCCAGGATGCACCCATCCGGGTGATGCCCACGCCGGATCTGGTGGTACTTTCCCTTCATCAGAATATCGGAGGGCCGTGTGAACCGCTGGTCAAACCGCGTCAGAATGTGGGTTGGGGCGAGTTGATCGGCAAGGCCACCTCATTCGTTTCCACGACGTTGCACGCGTCGGTTCCCGGTGTGGTCCAGCGCCCCATGCGCGCCACCCTGGCCAATGGCCGGCATATGGACACGCTGCCCATCAAAACCGATGGCGAGCTGCCGGAAGGCCAGGCGTTGTGGGACGAAATTTTTGGAGGCGACTGGCCGACCAATGGCCTGGAGGCCTACGATCCGGTTCAGATCAGCCACGATATCAGTGATGCCGGCCTGGTGGGACTGGGGGGCGCGGCTTTTCCCACCCACGTGAAAATTTCCCCCAACGACAAAAAACCGGTGCACACACTGATCGTCAACGGCTGCGAATGCGAGCCCTATCTTACGTCCGACTACCGGCTGATGCTGGAAGCTCCGGCTCCCATCATTACCGGTGCCCTGCTGGCGGCGCGCAGCGTAGGCGCCGAGCGCATCGTCATCGGCATCGAGGACAACAAGATGCCGGCGGTGGAAGCCATGAAGAAAGCGGCCGACGGCACCGGCATCCAGGTGGCGGTGTTGAAAACCAAATATCCCCAGGGCAGTGAGAAGCATTTGATCTACGCGGTGCTCAAGCGCAAGGTTCCTCTGGGGGGGCTGCCCGCGGACGTGGGTGTGGCTATCAGCAATGTGGCCACCATGGCGGCCGTGGCCCGGGCCGTGATTCACAAAAAACCGTTGACCCATCGAGTGATCAGCGTTACCGGCGGCGGCATCGCCAACCCTTCCAACGTATTGGCTCCCATCGGGGTTTCCTTCGGCGCCCTCATCGAGTTCTGCGGCGGCCTGACGCCTGATGCCGCCCGTCTTGTGGCCGGTGGCCCCATGATGGGTTTTGCCTTTTCCAATCCCGATACGCCGGTTACCAAGGGTGCCGGCGGCCTTACCGTGATGACAAAAGAAGAGGTCAAAGCCGGCGAAGAGAGCGCCTGTGTGCGCTGCGGCAAGTGCGTGGACGCCTGCCCCATGAATCTGGTGCCGACCAAGATCGCACTGGCATCCCGGCATCAGGACATCGCCTTGTCCCGGCGTTACAACATCATGGCCTGCTTCGAATGCGGCTCCTGTGCATACACCTGCCCGGCCCACATTCCGTTGGTCCAGCTGATTCGGGCCGGCAAGGCCCAGGTCGTGGCTGCAGACCGGGGTTAA
- the rsxE gene encoding electron transport complex subunit RsxE produces the protein MADQPTATERFINGILPENPVYRQLLGMCPTLAVTNGLQAAVTMAAAVGFVLLCANVITSLIRNLLKPHLRIVVFTLTIATFVTIADRFLAAYLYQMSKTLGPYIPLIIVNCIIICRCEVCASKQSPFTAAADAIGQSLGFGLALCSIAAIREILGTGGMFGIRLLPTVWPDWVIMVLPPGAFLTFGLLLGLVNWIADTRKA, from the coding sequence ATGGCTGACCAACCCACTGCCACCGAGCGTTTCATCAACGGGATCCTTCCGGAGAACCCCGTCTATCGGCAGCTTCTGGGCATGTGCCCCACCCTGGCGGTAACCAACGGCCTGCAGGCCGCCGTGACTATGGCCGCGGCTGTCGGATTTGTGCTTCTGTGTGCCAACGTCATCACCAGTCTGATTCGCAACCTGCTCAAGCCGCACCTGCGTATCGTGGTTTTCACCCTGACCATCGCCACCTTCGTGACCATTGCCGACCGTTTCCTGGCTGCCTACCTCTATCAGATGAGCAAAACCCTTGGGCCTTATATCCCACTGATCATCGTCAACTGCATCATCATCTGCCGCTGCGAGGTTTGCGCCTCCAAACAGTCGCCCTTCACAGCGGCTGCGGACGCCATTGGGCAGAGCCTGGGTTTCGGCCTGGCCCTTTGCAGCATTGCCGCCATCCGCGAGATTCTGGGGACCGGAGGCATGTTCGGAATCCGGCTGTTGCCGACGGTCTGGCCGGACTGGGTGATCATGGTCCTGCCGCCCGGTGCCTTTCTCACTTTCGGTCTACTGTTGGGACTGGTGAACTGGATTGCTGATACAAGGAAAGCATAG
- the mutY gene encoding A/G-specific adenine glycosylase: MDTQTLRRRLLSWYAAHRRRLPWRETSDPYAIWVSEVMLQQTRVDTAIAYYLRFMKRFPTVSLLARADLQEVLKLWEGLGYYSRARNLHRAAGIVVARFNGAVPDDPAAFRSLSGVGEYIAAAVLSIAFNQSLPVVDGNVKRVLARLLEIDFPVNRSGSHKIFLEPAGELICPKQPADYNQAIMELGALVCRPKNPDCGGCPLAEQCGARQNGRTACYPKRDPSKTVPHRRLAIAVILKKGKMLVVQRRLEGFLGGLWEFPAVPVDSGSTATAGVESKLKAETGLTVLVERRLTRIRHAYTHFKITGEVFLCRYAAGRVRLASARRHRWISFGTLTDLPLHKANHKFLDALKAALKK; encoded by the coding sequence ATGGACACACAAACCCTTCGCCGACGACTGCTATCCTGGTACGCCGCTCACCGACGCCGCCTGCCCTGGCGGGAGACATCGGATCCCTATGCCATCTGGGTGTCCGAAGTAATGCTTCAGCAGACCCGGGTGGACACGGCCATTGCCTATTATCTTCGATTTATGAAGCGTTTTCCTACCGTGAGCCTGCTGGCCCGGGCCGATCTTCAGGAAGTGCTCAAGCTTTGGGAAGGGCTGGGCTACTATTCCCGGGCCCGCAATCTGCACCGTGCCGCCGGGATCGTGGTGGCCCGCTTCAATGGCGCCGTACCCGACGATCCGGCCGCTTTTCGATCCCTGTCCGGAGTGGGGGAATATATCGCCGCCGCCGTTCTGAGCATCGCTTTTAATCAGTCGCTTCCTGTGGTGGACGGCAATGTCAAACGGGTGCTGGCCAGATTGCTGGAAATCGATTTTCCCGTGAACCGCAGCGGATCCCACAAAATTTTCCTGGAGCCGGCCGGGGAATTGATCTGCCCGAAACAGCCGGCGGATTACAACCAGGCGATCATGGAACTGGGGGCACTGGTCTGCCGGCCGAAAAATCCCGACTGCGGCGGCTGTCCGCTGGCCGAACAGTGCGGGGCACGCCAAAACGGCCGAACGGCCTGCTATCCAAAACGCGACCCATCAAAAACGGTTCCCCATCGCCGACTGGCCATCGCCGTGATCCTGAAAAAGGGGAAAATGCTGGTGGTGCAGCGTCGGTTGGAGGGATTTCTGGGCGGATTATGGGAATTTCCGGCCGTGCCCGTAGACAGCGGGTCAACAGCAACGGCGGGTGTTGAAAGCAAACTGAAGGCGGAAACCGGGCTGACCGTTCTCGTGGAGCGTCGGCTGACGCGGATTCGACATGCCTATACCCACTTCAAAATCACCGGGGAGGTCTTTTTGTGCCGGTATGCGGCCGGGCGGGTGCGGCTGGCAAGTGCCCGGCGCCACCGCTGGATATCTTTCGGCACACTTACCGACCTGCCCCTTCACAAGGCCAACCACAAATTTCTGGACGCCCTGAAAGCGGCCCTGAAAAAATGA